The proteins below are encoded in one region of Nitrospirota bacterium:
- a CDS encoding FmdB family zinc ribbon protein, translating into MPIYEYECQTCHHRVELIQKVSDAPLAECPKCKGVVKRLIAPPALQFKGSGWYITDYSAKGKSKTDDAPADKKAEESKPSSAPAATSTPEKKSDGGGGSSPPSSKSEGNASS; encoded by the coding sequence GTGCCGATTTACGAATACGAATGTCAGACGTGTCACCACCGCGTCGAGTTGATCCAGAAGGTCAGCGACGCCCCGCTGGCGGAATGTCCCAAGTGCAAAGGCGTCGTGAAGAGACTGATCGCCCCGCCCGCGCTCCAGTTCAAGGGCTCCGGCTGGTACATCACGGATTACTCGGCGAAAGGCAAGAGCAAGACCGACGACGCGCCGGCCGACAAGAAGGCTGAGGAGAGCAAACCGTCGAGCGCGCCGGCTGCCACCAGCACCCCCGAGAAGAAATCAGACGGAGGCGGCGGGTCGTCCCCGCCGTCGTCCAAGTCCGAGGGCAACGCCTCGTCCTGA
- the leuC gene encoding 3-isopropylmalate dehydratase large subunit, producing MVEKIWDAHVVHEEPGQPSVIYIDRHLIHEVTSPQAFDGLRMAKRRVRRPDLTFATMDHNVPTTDRSLPVADQISALQMQTLAKNCREFGVTLFDLNSPDQGIVHVIGPELGLTLPGLTIVCGDSHTSTHGAFGALAFGIGTSEVEHVLATQCLLQDKPKTFLIEVNGRRPYGVEAKDVILSIIGRIGTDGGTGTVVEYAGDTIRALSMEERMTVCNMSIEAGARAGLIAPDEKTFAYLKGRRYVPKDFDAGIVRWKQLPSDPGAAFDRSLRLDATVLTPQVTWGTNPGQVVGVDGRVPDPGQFADPNARKAAERALEYMGLRGGMPITEIGVDRVFIGSCTNSRIEDLRRVARFVDGRRVSSKVYAMVVPGSQAIKHRAEEEGLDRIFQAAGFDWRESGCSMCLGMNPDTLNPGERCASTSNRNFEGRQGKGGRTHLVSPLMAAAAALEGRFVDIRQYDVKEN from the coding sequence ATGGTCGAAAAAATCTGGGACGCGCACGTGGTGCACGAAGAGCCCGGCCAGCCGTCCGTGATCTACATCGACCGCCACTTGATTCACGAAGTGACCTCGCCGCAGGCGTTCGACGGGCTGCGTATGGCCAAGCGGCGCGTGCGACGGCCGGATTTGACGTTTGCGACCATGGACCACAACGTCCCGACCACGGATCGGTCCCTGCCGGTTGCCGACCAGATCTCCGCGCTTCAGATGCAGACGCTGGCCAAGAATTGCCGGGAGTTCGGCGTCACGCTGTTCGATCTGAACAGTCCCGACCAAGGCATCGTCCACGTGATCGGCCCGGAACTGGGGCTGACGCTGCCCGGCCTCACGATCGTCTGCGGGGACAGCCACACGTCCACGCACGGCGCGTTCGGCGCATTGGCCTTCGGCATCGGCACCAGCGAGGTCGAACACGTGTTGGCCACCCAGTGCCTGCTGCAAGACAAACCCAAGACCTTCCTGATCGAGGTCAACGGCCGGCGACCGTATGGCGTCGAAGCCAAGGACGTGATCCTGTCCATCATCGGGAGGATCGGCACCGACGGCGGCACCGGGACCGTGGTGGAATACGCGGGCGACACAATCCGCGCCCTCTCGATGGAGGAGCGGATGACGGTCTGCAACATGTCGATCGAAGCCGGGGCGCGGGCGGGCCTGATCGCGCCGGACGAGAAGACCTTCGCCTACCTCAAAGGCCGACGTTACGTCCCCAAGGACTTCGACGCGGGCATAGTGCGGTGGAAGCAACTGCCGTCGGATCCGGGTGCAGCCTTTGACCGGTCGTTGCGGCTGGACGCCACGGTCCTCACGCCCCAGGTCACCTGGGGCACGAACCCCGGACAGGTGGTGGGCGTCGACGGCCGCGTGCCCGATCCCGGCCAGTTCGCGGACCCCAACGCGCGCAAGGCGGCCGAGCGGGCGTTGGAGTACATGGGGCTTCGCGGCGGCATGCCCATCACCGAGATTGGCGTGGACCGCGTGTTTATCGGTTCGTGCACCAACTCGCGGATCGAAGACCTGCGCCGGGTGGCGCGGTTTGTCGATGGTCGGCGCGTCTCGTCCAAGGTCTACGCCATGGTGGTGCCTGGGTCGCAGGCGATCAAGCACCGCGCCGAGGAGGAGGGGCTGGATCGCATCTTCCAGGCAGCCGGATTCGATTGGCGCGAATCGGGTTGCTCCATGTGCCTGGGAATGAACCCCGACACGCTCAACCCCGGCGAGCGCTGCGCCTCGACGTCGAACCGCAACTTCGAGGGCCGACAGGGCAAGGGCGGGCGGACGCACCTGGTGAGCCCTCTGATGGCGGCCGCAGCGGCGCTGGAGGGTCGCTTCGTGGACATCCGCCAATACGACGTCAAGGAGAACTGA
- a CDS encoding MotA/TolQ/ExbB proton channel family protein — protein sequence MTSSSIDLADLVMSASPVSQAVLVVLLLFSIFSWAVILYKWRLFRTVRIQDRRFLAVYEALDDPTEVRRRSATIVRSPMAELFAEAHRTALSHEGSEANAGGRGNGGVRRLERALRQISERQLLQEEEYLSSLATVGNVSPFVGLFGTVLGIIQAFQTIGRTGTASIAAVAPGVAEALVATAAGLLAAIPAVIAYNYFLTQIRRHATNLDVFRQDLIGLVESRVPGTSVLSETSRRV from the coding sequence GTGACTTCTTCATCGATCGATCTCGCCGACCTTGTGATGTCCGCCAGTCCCGTGAGCCAAGCGGTGCTCGTGGTGCTGCTGCTTTTCTCGATCTTCTCGTGGGCGGTGATCCTCTATAAATGGCGACTGTTTCGCACGGTCCGGATTCAGGATCGTCGATTTTTGGCCGTGTACGAAGCCTTGGACGACCCCACCGAGGTTCGGCGCCGCAGCGCGACGATCGTGCGGAGCCCCATGGCCGAGTTGTTCGCCGAGGCGCACCGGACCGCGTTGAGCCATGAGGGGAGTGAAGCGAACGCGGGAGGTCGGGGCAACGGAGGCGTCCGTCGCTTGGAGCGTGCCCTGAGGCAGATCTCCGAACGGCAGTTGCTGCAGGAGGAAGAGTACCTGTCTTCGCTCGCCACCGTCGGCAACGTGTCGCCCTTTGTGGGGCTATTCGGCACGGTGCTCGGCATCATCCAGGCCTTTCAGACCATCGGGCGGACGGGTACCGCGAGCATCGCGGCCGTGGCTCCGGGGGTGGCCGAGGCGTTGGTGGCGACCGCGGCCGGTCTGCTCGCCGCCATCCCGGCCGTGATCGCCTACAATTATTTTCTGACGCAGATACGACGCCATGCCACCAACCTCGACGTGTTTCGACAGGACCTCATCGGATTGGTCGAGTCGCGGGTTCCGGGTACGTCGGTTCTTTCAGAGACCTCTCGTCGGGTGTGA
- a CDS encoding two-component regulator propeller domain-containing protein: MTPHDIHDHRLVIAWLASGLLALATLSSCSPVPRTPPTGKWTNFETGANVKSIAINGRYLWLGLSNGVIRYDAETHDTHEIYTAARTSGGLLSNGVYAVRVDSRDRVWIGTYGGGLSVFDGASWFTFTPYGAGRVVTYGEQWTRYTPGRGLGDLWVYDVAFDTRGGAWVATWKGLSRIVGRDCFPLSPGRGDHTSPGVRPCEFETYTVEDGLVDKWVYAIAVDGDGALWLGTEGGVNRFDGTRWTTYTHRDGLGADPSTLPSKTAGEPPSPHHTAEYKGTGQANPNYVLAIAIDGTGAKWFGTWGAGLSRFDGKRWTTFTKADGLGGNYIHALGVDRDGVLWAGTDGGASWYRDDRWRTYTTRDGLLDNNVFSMAFDARGVRWFGTWKGLSKLELVRQ; encoded by the coding sequence TTGACGCCTCACGACATTCACGACCATCGCCTTGTCATCGCGTGGCTCGCGTCGGGCCTGCTCGCGCTCGCCACGCTGTCCTCCTGTTCGCCGGTTCCCCGCACCCCTCCGACCGGCAAATGGACGAACTTCGAAACCGGGGCGAACGTGAAATCCATCGCCATCAACGGACGGTATCTCTGGCTCGGGTTGTCGAACGGCGTCATCCGCTACGACGCCGAAACACACGATACCCACGAGATCTATACCGCGGCCCGCACCAGCGGCGGGTTGCTCAGCAACGGCGTGTACGCGGTTCGTGTGGACTCGCGCGACCGCGTCTGGATCGGCACTTACGGCGGGGGGCTCTCGGTGTTCGACGGGGCGAGTTGGTTCACGTTCACGCCGTATGGCGCCGGCCGCGTCGTCACGTACGGCGAGCAGTGGACCCGGTATACGCCCGGCCGCGGTCTCGGCGACCTGTGGGTGTATGATGTGGCGTTCGACACCCGCGGCGGCGCATGGGTCGCGACCTGGAAAGGCTTAAGCCGCATCGTGGGGCGCGACTGCTTTCCGTTGAGCCCGGGGCGCGGCGATCACACGTCGCCCGGCGTCCGGCCCTGCGAGTTCGAAACCTATACCGTTGAGGACGGCCTGGTGGACAAGTGGGTCTACGCCATCGCGGTGGACGGCGACGGCGCCCTCTGGCTGGGCACCGAGGGGGGGGTGAATCGGTTCGACGGCACCCGGTGGACCACGTACACGCATCGCGACGGTCTCGGCGCCGACCCGAGCACGCTGCCGTCCAAGACCGCCGGCGAGCCGCCCAGCCCTCACCACACCGCTGAGTACAAGGGGACCGGTCAGGCGAACCCCAACTACGTGCTGGCGATCGCGATCGACGGCACCGGCGCGAAGTGGTTCGGCACGTGGGGCGCGGGGTTGAGTCGCTTCGACGGCAAGCGGTGGACGACGTTTACCAAGGCGGACGGGTTGGGCGGCAACTATATCCACGCGTTGGGAGTCGACCGGGACGGCGTGTTGTGGGCCGGGACCGACGGCGGCGCGAGTTGGTACCGCGACGACCGTTGGCGGACCTACACCACGCGCGACGGCCTGCTCGACAACAACGTGTTTTCCATGGCGTTCGACGCGCGCGGCGTGCGCTGGTTCGGCACGTGGAAAGGCCTCAGTAAGTTAGAATTAGTTCGCCAATGA
- the rsmD gene encoding 16S rRNA (guanine(966)-N(2))-methyltransferase RsmD, producing MRVIAGRFKGRRLRVPKGYDVRPTSDMVRSALFNILGSRVERAKVMDLFAGTGSVGLEALSRGAAHALFVEDDPAARASLEANLAACGVASHEATVWSGRGVAGLIRHLKAHPEETAELIFADPPYRRQEALRLLRPFVAGLGLAKGGYLVVEHAYGVQLPPPETPVAFVKTYRYGDTALSLFEREAPA from the coding sequence ATGCGCGTGATCGCGGGCCGCTTCAAGGGCCGGCGCTTGCGGGTGCCGAAGGGCTACGACGTACGCCCCACGTCGGACATGGTGAGAAGCGCCTTGTTCAACATCCTGGGATCACGGGTCGAAAGGGCGAAGGTCATGGACCTGTTCGCGGGTACGGGCAGCGTGGGTCTCGAGGCGTTGAGCCGCGGCGCGGCGCACGCCCTGTTCGTCGAAGACGACCCCGCGGCTCGCGCGAGCCTGGAGGCCAACCTGGCCGCGTGCGGCGTGGCCTCACACGAGGCCACGGTGTGGAGTGGTCGCGGCGTGGCAGGCTTGATTCGTCATTTGAAGGCGCACCCCGAAGAGACCGCAGAGCTGATCTTCGCGGATCCTCCTTACCGCCGCCAGGAAGCGCTCCGTCTCCTCAGGCCGTTCGTCGCGGGGCTTGGTCTGGCCAAGGGCGGATATCTGGTGGTCGAACACGCTTATGGAGTCCAGCTCCCGCCGCCCGAGACGCCGGTCGCGTTCGTCAAAACCTACCGGTATGGCGACACGGCCTTGTCCCTCTTCGAGCGGGAGGCGCCGGCATGA
- the tolB gene encoding Tol-Pal system beta propeller repeat protein TolB produces the protein MVVVTAVFLAMPDRGRGTEVYLGLSRSAGAKIPVAVLGVEASAGSGEDAATLRSVIESDLRRSLLFDVISLPPQSVSGAPDAARIKEVAAAGADVVVWGRLTRERDGGLLWEGKGYDGGSGSAVTEKAYRGRDRTFLRSMAHKFSDALVSSFTGETGIAQTRIAFVSDRTGKKELYVMDYDGANVIQITRDRSIAMAPQWSPDGTSITFVSFRDGPPGLHSYIPVSGRRWPLLKLPGTTMSPAWSPKGDRLALSSSQTGDPELYVANADGKNLQRITFARGADLSASWSPNGQQIAFTSDRGGSPQIYLMNADGSDQRRLTFEGAHNTTPAFSPKGDWIAYTCRVDSGDQVCLISPDGTRQAQVTTAPGGNDTPFWAPGGRHLVFSSSRAGDSRLYVIGVDGTGEEVLTSGSGNDQMPAWSPSP, from the coding sequence ATGGTTGTCGTCACGGCGGTTTTTCTGGCAATGCCTGACCGCGGGAGAGGGACCGAGGTCTATTTGGGCCTCTCCCGCTCCGCGGGCGCAAAAATTCCGGTAGCCGTGCTCGGCGTGGAGGCCTCCGCCGGCTCGGGCGAAGACGCCGCGACGCTTCGTTCGGTGATCGAGTCGGATCTTCGTCGATCGCTGCTGTTCGACGTCATATCGTTACCCCCGCAGAGCGTGTCCGGTGCCCCGGATGCGGCGCGCATCAAGGAAGTGGCTGCCGCCGGAGCGGACGTCGTGGTGTGGGGGCGGCTGACCCGGGAACGCGACGGCGGACTGTTGTGGGAAGGCAAGGGGTACGACGGGGGCAGCGGGTCGGCGGTGACGGAAAAGGCCTACCGCGGCAGGGACCGGACATTCCTGCGGTCCATGGCGCACAAGTTTTCCGACGCGCTGGTCTCCTCCTTCACGGGTGAGACGGGCATTGCTCAGACGCGGATCGCGTTCGTGTCGGATCGAACCGGGAAGAAGGAACTGTACGTGATGGATTACGACGGGGCGAACGTGATCCAGATCACGCGTGACCGCAGCATCGCGATGGCGCCGCAGTGGAGTCCGGACGGCACGTCGATCACGTTCGTCTCCTTCCGTGACGGGCCGCCGGGGCTTCATTCGTACATCCCCGTCAGCGGTCGCCGGTGGCCGTTGCTCAAGCTTCCAGGCACCACGATGTCGCCAGCATGGTCTCCGAAGGGTGACCGCCTCGCCCTATCGTCGAGTCAGACCGGCGACCCGGAGCTCTATGTCGCGAACGCCGATGGCAAGAATCTCCAACGGATCACGTTCGCACGTGGTGCGGACCTCTCGGCCTCGTGGTCTCCCAATGGACAACAGATTGCGTTTACCTCGGATCGGGGTGGGTCGCCACAGATCTACCTGATGAACGCGGACGGCAGCGACCAGCGCCGCCTCACGTTCGAGGGCGCGCACAACACCACTCCGGCGTTCTCACCGAAAGGCGATTGGATCGCGTATACGTGCCGGGTCGACAGCGGCGATCAGGTTTGCCTCATCAGCCCCGACGGGACGCGACAGGCCCAAGTGACCACTGCGCCGGGAGGCAACGACACCCCGTTCTGGGCTCCGGGCGGTCGGCACCTGGTGTTTTCGTCCAGCCGCGCAGGCGACTCCCGCCTGTACGTGATCGGCGTCGACGGCACGGGCGAGGAAGTGTTGACGTCGGGGTCCGGGAACGATCAGATGCCGGCGTGGTCGCCGTCCCCGTAG
- a CDS encoding biopolymer transporter ExbD: protein MLSDRRRTDPGRPLAEINVVPLVDVVLVLLIIFMITAPLMLRGIDIDLPKSSVNTIKPEDRIVVTVARDRAVYLDKERVARVMLDGRLSKLAREKPDVTLYLRADRDVPYGAVVEVMDAVKRAGIDRLGMVTQPVTGSEP from the coding sequence ATGCTGAGCGATCGACGACGCACCGACCCGGGACGTCCACTGGCCGAGATCAACGTCGTACCGCTGGTGGACGTGGTCCTGGTCTTGTTGATTATCTTTATGATCACGGCGCCGCTGATGTTGCGTGGGATCGACATCGACCTGCCCAAATCCTCGGTCAACACGATCAAGCCGGAGGACCGAATCGTGGTCACGGTGGCGCGCGATCGCGCCGTGTACTTGGACAAGGAACGGGTGGCGCGGGTCATGCTTGATGGGAGACTGAGCAAACTGGCCCGAGAGAAACCCGACGTCACGTTGTACCTGCGGGCCGACCGCGACGTCCCGTACGGTGCGGTGGTCGAGGTGATGGACGCGGTCAAGCGCGCGGGGATCGATCGGCTGGGGATGGTCACGCAGCCGGTGACCGGCTCCGAGCCATAG
- the coaD gene encoding pantetheine-phosphate adenylyltransferase: MTRIGVCPGTFDPITNGHLDIVRRSLSVFDTVILAVSANPQKAPLFDIKDRLEMAIVATDGMDRVTVEAFDGLLVDYLRQKDAHAIIRGLRAVSDFEYELQMAMMNRSLDQTVETLFLMPSVEYSFLTSTIIKNVASYGGNVDSLVPPLVASRLREKFGGRR, translated from the coding sequence ATGACGCGCATCGGTGTGTGCCCGGGCACGTTCGACCCCATTACGAACGGCCACCTGGACATTGTTCGCCGCAGCCTGAGCGTGTTCGACACGGTCATTCTCGCGGTGTCGGCGAACCCTCAGAAGGCGCCGTTGTTCGACATCAAGGACCGATTGGAGATGGCGATTGTCGCGACCGACGGGATGGACCGGGTCACGGTGGAGGCGTTCGATGGTCTGCTGGTCGACTACCTCCGACAGAAGGACGCCCACGCCATTATCCGAGGGCTGCGCGCGGTGTCCGATTTTGAATACGAGCTGCAGATGGCGATGATGAACCGCAGCCTCGATCAGACCGTGGAGACCTTGTTCCTCATGCCGAGCGTGGAATATTCGTTCTTGACCTCGACGATCATCAAAAACGTGGCGAGTTACGGAGGGAACGTGGACAGTCTGGTTCCTCCCCTGGTCGCCAGCCGGCTGCGCGAAAAATTCGGCGGGCGCCGATGA
- a CDS encoding YqgE/AlgH family protein, protein MTSKAARWSVIAALLAATLAGTDRVQAEPVKLGKGLFLIAEPSLRDPNFRETVILITHHNATGTMGVVINRPTTTPLSHLLEDHEDLAELADTLHLGGPVDRGVLLLLVRSLARPDHADHVFDHVYFSQSLDVLIDALKSHDPNTAVRLFSGYAGWAPGQLADEITRGSWRVVPADPTVVFDRDADVIWREMIRRTSEQYI, encoded by the coding sequence GTGACGTCGAAGGCCGCCCGGTGGTCGGTGATCGCGGCACTGCTGGCGGCGACGCTTGCGGGGACCGACCGCGTGCAGGCCGAACCGGTCAAGCTCGGCAAAGGGCTGTTTCTTATCGCCGAACCATCGCTCCGCGACCCCAACTTTCGTGAAACGGTCATCTTGATCACGCACCATAATGCCACGGGCACGATGGGCGTCGTCATCAACCGCCCCACGACCACTCCATTGTCACACCTGTTGGAGGATCATGAAGATCTCGCGGAGCTGGCGGACACGCTTCACCTCGGCGGGCCGGTGGATCGGGGCGTCCTGTTGTTGCTCGTGCGTTCGTTGGCCAGGCCGGACCACGCCGATCATGTGTTCGACCACGTGTACTTCAGTCAGTCCTTGGACGTCCTGATCGACGCGTTAAAGAGCCACGATCCCAACACCGCGGTTCGGCTGTTCTCGGGTTACGCGGGATGGGCGCCCGGACAGCTTGCCGACGAAATCACGCGCGGAAGTTGGCGGGTGGTCCCGGCGGATCCGACGGTTGTCTTCGATCGCGACGCCGATGTGATTTGGAGGGAAATGATCCGGAGGACGTCAGAGCAATATATCTGA
- a CDS encoding TonB family protein, with amino-acid sequence MVVLSATLHVVFAVALVWGPSWIKPRQIAPAYEVQLVSLPVDEVPKPKPERAPARPEPRKPPPPPVKPKPAPVKKAAPPPVEKAKPSVKPAPADIPEEPEEAPEPDPPTPEPPAPVAKATEPAEPGIQLVTPLMEAVALKYPYYMNALKRKINENWSPPGAGFAEAREVLVVFIILRDGSVRGAEVEQSSGDVFYDQAALRSVLRATPFPPLPDGYPGQDMKIHFSFLLDPDRMS; translated from the coding sequence ATGGTCGTCCTGTCGGCGACGCTGCACGTGGTGTTTGCGGTGGCGCTTGTGTGGGGGCCGTCGTGGATCAAGCCGCGCCAGATCGCGCCGGCGTATGAAGTCCAACTCGTCAGTCTCCCGGTTGACGAGGTGCCGAAACCAAAGCCTGAGCGGGCTCCGGCGCGTCCCGAGCCGCGCAAGCCGCCCCCTCCGCCGGTCAAACCCAAGCCCGCACCGGTCAAGAAGGCCGCTCCGCCGCCCGTTGAGAAAGCCAAACCAAGCGTCAAACCCGCTCCCGCGGACATCCCCGAGGAGCCTGAGGAAGCGCCGGAGCCCGATCCGCCGACCCCCGAACCTCCGGCGCCGGTTGCCAAGGCGACGGAACCCGCTGAGCCCGGAATCCAACTCGTCACCCCGTTGATGGAAGCCGTCGCGCTCAAGTACCCCTACTACATGAATGCGCTGAAGCGGAAGATCAACGAGAACTGGTCGCCGCCGGGCGCAGGGTTTGCCGAAGCGCGCGAAGTGCTCGTGGTGTTCATCATCCTCCGGGACGGCAGTGTCCGCGGCGCCGAGGTGGAGCAGAGCTCGGGCGACGTGTTTTACGACCAGGCGGCGCTGCGTTCGGTGCTGCGGGCCACGCCCTTTCCGCCGCTTCCCGATGGATACCCCGGTCAGGACATGAAAATCCACTTCAGTTTCCTCCTTGATCCCGATCGAATGTCGTGA
- the leuD gene encoding 3-isopropylmalate dehydratase small subunit — MEPFRTLDGLVTVLDLPNVDTDQIIPKQFLKRIERTGFGQFLFYDWRFLDSGRPNPDFEMNADRYRGASILLTRANFGCGSSREHAPWALLDYGLRCLIAPSFADIFYNNCFKNGILPIRLSEDQVEALFQRVRATPGYRLRVDLDKKAVASSDGLHYPFEVDTFRRHCLLNGLDDIGLTLQHEDKIKRFEQRHAMA; from the coding sequence GTGGAACCGTTTCGCACGCTCGATGGGCTGGTCACGGTGCTCGACCTGCCCAACGTGGACACCGACCAGATCATTCCCAAACAGTTCCTCAAGCGCATCGAGCGAACCGGGTTCGGACAGTTTCTCTTCTATGATTGGCGATTTCTCGACAGCGGGCGACCCAACCCCGATTTTGAGATGAACGCCGACCGCTACCGGGGGGCGTCGATTCTCCTAACACGCGCGAACTTCGGGTGCGGCTCTTCCCGGGAACACGCGCCCTGGGCGCTGTTGGATTACGGGTTGCGTTGCCTGATTGCGCCGTCGTTTGCCGACATCTTCTATAACAACTGTTTCAAGAACGGGATCCTCCCGATCCGCCTCAGCGAAGACCAGGTCGAGGCGCTCTTCCAACGCGTCCGCGCCACGCCGGGGTATCGCCTGCGGGTGGATCTCGATAAGAAGGCGGTGGCGTCGTCGGACGGCCTCCACTACCCGTTCGAGGTCGACACGTTCCGCCGGCACTGTCTGCTCAACGGCCTCGATGATATTGGACTGACGCTGCAACACGAGGATAAAATCAAACGTTTCGAACAGCGCCACGCAATGGCGTGA
- a CDS encoding pyridoxal phosphate-dependent aminotransferase: protein MKLAKRVGRIQPSPTMAMAARAKAMAAQGIDVIDFGVGEPDFDTPEPVKEAAIAAIRAGFTKYTPPAGTDELKQAIVARLEADRGLQYQSNQIVVSCGAKHTLYNLAQALFEAGDEVIIPAPYWVSYPDQVLLNDASPVFVPTSADNGFILDPQRLEAAITPRTKALILNSPSNPTGAGYAKTHLERIAEVALRHRLVVISDEIYGQIVYDGFRHISIASLSPEMQANTVVVDGVSKTYAMTGWRIGYAAGPAALMTAVATMQSQSTSNPASISQKAAVAALRGSRASIDRMVDEFAARRAEMIQRLSAMPGVTCFRPQGAFYAFPHVAWYYGKQTGSTTIKNSDDLATYLLDEARVAVVAGAGFGADGHIRLSYATSLDKIRTGLDRMKAALSKLH from the coding sequence ATGAAGCTGGCGAAGCGGGTCGGCCGCATCCAACCCTCCCCCACCATGGCCATGGCCGCCCGCGCCAAGGCCATGGCGGCGCAAGGCATCGACGTGATCGATTTCGGCGTGGGTGAGCCGGATTTCGACACGCCCGAGCCCGTCAAAGAGGCCGCCATCGCGGCGATCCGCGCGGGGTTTACGAAATACACGCCGCCGGCAGGAACCGACGAACTCAAGCAAGCGATCGTCGCGCGACTGGAGGCTGACCGGGGGCTGCAGTATCAGTCGAACCAAATCGTGGTGTCGTGCGGAGCCAAACACACGCTCTATAATCTGGCGCAGGCCCTGTTCGAGGCCGGAGACGAGGTGATCATCCCCGCGCCCTACTGGGTGTCGTATCCGGACCAAGTGTTACTCAACGATGCGAGCCCGGTGTTCGTGCCCACCAGCGCGGACAACGGGTTTATCCTCGATCCCCAACGCCTGGAAGCCGCGATCACGCCGCGAACCAAGGCGCTGATCCTCAACTCCCCGTCCAATCCCACCGGCGCGGGGTACGCCAAAACGCACCTCGAGCGCATCGCGGAGGTGGCGTTGCGCCACCGGTTGGTCGTGATCTCGGACGAGATCTACGGCCAGATCGTGTATGACGGATTTCGGCACATCAGTATCGCCTCGCTCTCGCCGGAGATGCAGGCCAACACGGTCGTGGTGGACGGCGTGTCGAAGACCTACGCGATGACGGGGTGGCGGATCGGGTACGCCGCGGGCCCCGCCGCGCTGATGACCGCGGTGGCGACCATGCAGAGCCAGAGCACGTCCAACCCCGCGTCGATTTCTCAAAAAGCCGCGGTGGCGGCGCTGCGCGGTTCACGGGCGTCGATCGACCGCATGGTGGACGAGTTCGCCGCCCGTCGCGCCGAGATGATCCAGCGTCTGTCCGCGATGCCGGGCGTCACGTGTTTTCGGCCCCAAGGCGCGTTTTACGCGTTTCCGCACGTCGCGTGGTATTACGGCAAACAGACCGGATCAACGACGATCAAAAACTCCGATGATCTCGCCACCTATCTGCTCGATGAAGCAAGAGTGGCGGTGGTGGCTGGCGCGGGGTTCGGGGCCGACGGCCACATCCGCTTGTCGTATGCCACGTCGTTGGATAAGATCCGGACAGGGCTCGATCGGATGAAAGCCGCGTTGTCGAAGCTGCATTAA